The following is a genomic window from Atribacteraceae bacterium.
GAGGTCTTGTTGTAAGCAAAAAGCAAAGTAAAAGCATTTTTCTTCCATCGGGGGATTCTACGTTCTGGAAGAGGAGGTGAGAGATCGGAAAACAAGGAAGAGGTGTTTCACATAGTGGCTCGAAATCCTTTTCAAAATACCTTGGTAAGAGGAGGTTATTGACAATGGGAATGGGTCTTGTGAAGGTGAAAGTGTTGGCTATTGTACTGGTGTTAATGCTCTTTGGTAGCCTGATTGGAGGGCTGGCCGCAGCCCAGGACGAGGTAGTTCTCAGGGTGACCGGTCCGGACTGGGCGCCGAACTGGGCTTTGGCTGATATCTCCCGTGATTTTACTGCCCATGCGGAAGAAGTACTCGGTTATCCGGTGAGGCTGGAATTCGACTTATTCCCTTGGGGTGTGTATTATGAAAGACTCATGACCGCACTGGTGGCAGGGGAACCGGTCTATGACATTTTCATTGCGGATAGTCAGTGGTTGGGAGATTTGGCGATCAATGGGTTTATCTATTACTTGAACCCAATCCTAGAAGAAGACCCAGAGTTGCGGGAGATCATGGACAGCATGCATCCAGTTCTCCGTTCTGCCTACGGCTCATACCCTGACGGAAGTAAGCATTACTGGGGGTTCCCCGCCGTTGCCGACACTAAACTCATGCATGCCCGTTACGACCTTCTTTCCCATCCCGATGAACGAGCAGCCTTCAGAGAACAGTATGGCTGGGACCTTCCTTTAGAGTACGAAGACTTCCTTGAACTTGATTGGACCAGGTTCACCGACATACTTGAGTTTTTCACCCGGGAAGCCGGTGAAACCTTAGCCGGAGAAGTCCTGGAAAGTAATTTCTATGGGTTGGCCGAACAATACGGCAAAGAATACGATATGTTGATCATGGGGTTGCTCCCCCATATCTACGGCAGAGGTGGGGACATCTGGGACCGGGAAACCCGTCGGGTACAGAACGTACTCAACAGTGATCTCAATGTAGAGTCTTTTGAATTCTATATCAGTTTGTTGGAATATTGCCCACCCGGTGCCATCAACTATACCCTGTATGAAATCAACGACGCCATGGCTGCAGGAATAGTCGCCTTCGCCATTAACTGGGGAGTTATTGCCGAAGCGCTCTATGATCCTGAGCTTTCAGTAGTCCACGATAAACTGATAACGGTCCTGCCTCCCGGACACATCGATGTGAATGGAGAATTCAACCGTACCTCCAACATCGGTGGGCAGCCTTTCGTGATTGGTTCGGCAACCCAGCACATCGATGAAGTCGTCGAATTCATCAAGTGGTGGTATAGGCCGGAGAATGCCACTCGCTTTGCTCAGGCTGGCGGTCTTGGCTGCGTAGAGGAAGTGGTCTATAGTGAAGAATTCCTTGCGATGAAGCCCTG
Proteins encoded in this region:
- a CDS encoding extracellular solute-binding protein; protein product: MGMGLVKVKVLAIVLVLMLFGSLIGGLAAAQDEVVLRVTGPDWAPNWALADISRDFTAHAEEVLGYPVRLEFDLFPWGVYYERLMTALVAGEPVYDIFIADSQWLGDLAINGFIYYLNPILEEDPELREIMDSMHPVLRSAYGSYPDGSKHYWGFPAVADTKLMHARYDLLSHPDERAAFREQYGWDLPLEYEDFLELDWTRFTDILEFFTREAGETLAGEVLESNFYGLAEQYGKEYDMLIMGLLPHIYGRGGDIWDRETRRVQNVLNSDLNVESFEFYISLLEYCPPGAINYTLYEINDAMAAGIVAFAINWGVIAEALYDPELSVVHDKLITVLPPGHIDVNGEFNRTSNIGGQPFVIGSATQHIDEVVEFIKWWYRPENATRFAQAGGLGCVEEVVYSEEFLAMKPWHRAFADSLDHQLDFWKEPPFFEMLTVLQETFHKAVLGEITAREAMDHVAKVHTDILLRWGYLPE